One Acidobacteriota bacterium genomic window, AGACAAATTCCCGATGCCGAACAACGACTTAGAATCATCATCTCTAACCATGTTCAGTTAATCACCAATCGCAGCACTGCCCAAGGTACGAATCCGGTCACCATCGTTGTTGAAGAGGTCGCCGGATTAACTTTGCCTCAGCGACGTAAAATTGATCGCCGGAAACGCGCTTATATGGAATTGATCAGAGATACGATCTATCAATTGCGTGATGAAGATAAGTTGCGCGATATTGACCCGACCGCTGCCACCTTTAGTTTGCTCGGAATGATTCTCTGGGCTTCGCGATGGTACATTCCAGGTGGTCGTTTATCTCCTGAACAGGTCGCTGTAGAAGTTTCCAAAATGGCGTTAGGCGGTTTGCTACGCCA contains:
- a CDS encoding TetR/AcrR family transcriptional regulator, producing the protein MSTHKNPFTLPDKIEPDRLDKIFHAAAQIICEKGYDATSMNDIADAVGLTKSGLYHHISGKRDLLFRIMNFGMDALEEKVITPARQIPDAEQRLRIIISNHVQLITNRSTAQGTNPVTIVVEEVAGLTLPQRRKIDRRKRAYMELIRDTIYQLRDEDKLRDIDPTAATFSLLGMILWASRWYIPGGRLSPEQVAVEVSKMALGGLLRHS